The genomic segment ATCTCGTCAAAGAACTGTTTCCAACTTTTTTTGAAAAAAAGTGTCGCCCTGACGCAATGTTTGTTTGTAATGCGACTAGTTATTTCTTGCTTGCATTCTTGTTCGTTTTAAAAGTATTTTTCGAGTTCGCGAGTTTCTTCTTTTACTTCCTCGATGATTTGCTGACAACGTTCACGAGACATGCGGATGTTCATGCCAACAGTTATCATGTCCTCGTCAGTGGGTATGCCTTTGAAGTTGATGGTTGAGGCGTGTTCCCCCAGAGTGGCATCGTTGGTCAGGTCGTAGGCGGGTGCCAACGACCACTCACCATCACGACAGATGAAGCTGAAGTTACGTGCATGGTCATCCATGTTGTGGGCAAAGACATTGAATGCCATCCTTCGGAACTGCTGTTCAACAGCCTTAGGCGATTGTGTTAGATAGCCTGTCAACTGCAACAGATTGTGGTATTCCATCTTGGGAGGAGTAATTGGTTCATTCAATAGTGCGCTGGCTGTGACAATATGCAGGCGAACGTCGTTCTCAATGTCAAAACGGCGAACGGCAAAGTATTTGCCTTCTATCAGTTTGAAGTCTGGGACATCTATGCCACATTGGCGAGCAACCTTATTGTAATCGTATTCTAATTGGCCGATGTTTTTGGGGTCGTAGGTGTGACGGAACTTCACCAGCCAATGCCCGTCGGCATCAGAGAAGATACACTTAGGGCGCACGCCTCCAGAGTTGCCGCTCTTAAAATAAAGCATATCGGCATTATCGTTAGTCTTTTCAGATAGTACATCAAGTGCCATCTGCTGCATCTCGTCAAAAGAGCGTTGACCATCCTCTCGAATGAGTTTCGTTTCTGGTACATAGCATAAGGCTCCCATTCCTGAACTGCCAACTATACTCAGCCATTGTACAGGGGTTAATCCTTGTGGGTCAATGCCAGAATCCTTGAGTACCTTTCGTAGTAGGTATTCGCCATAGCCACCAGGCAGGCTGTCCTCGAAAACGCCAAAGTTGCCGTTGAATGGTTGATAGTCAGCAGAAAAGAGACCGGCTTTCAGCGGCAGTTGCAAAGGTGAAATAGAAAAACCATTCGAAAGCCAGTCTTTGTCATACTCAAATTGGCAAGTCGATCTGTTACCCATAGACAGAGTTCCCACTTTCCGTCCATGATACATCACGCTTACAGCATGTATATTCTTTATCATACGCCACGTTTTCTTGTACGGTTCTTATTGATTTCCAGCAGTTCCTCCATCGTGTCGTATTTCGGTTCTGACAGCAACTGCATGATTTCCTCGGAATAGCCTAATGCTTTCGCTAACTTCACATACGATTCCAAAGAGATGGAGTGTTTCAATTCAAAGCGCTGAATGGATGAAGCAGGCACGCCACTCATCTCTGCAAGACTCTTTGTGGAGAGTTTCTTTTCCAAGCGTCTTGCCTTCAAGTTCTCTGCCAACCGCTGCATAGTCACTTGTAGCGGATAAGGATCATAAACGAATTTGTTCTGCATCATATATTATGCGTATCTCTTGAATTTTGTGATTAACACATCAAATATGGTGTACAAAGATACGAATAATAATTCAAACTACCAAATATTTAGACACTTATTTCTTGCTTGCAGTATCTAATCTTTTAAGTGAATTTGGTGAATAATCTTAACAATAGCGCCTCTGAGATTTAAAAATTCTGAGCCAAAAATTTTTTCTGTGCGTACAGGCGAAATATGAGCATGTTCGTAAATCACTGAAAATGAGAGACTTACGAAATTAGCTTGAAAAGTGTAAAGAATTAGAACGCAATCGAATATTCGTTTAGGTTGTAACGGAGCCTGAGTTACACTGCAACGGAGGCTGTTTTGCATGGTAAAACAGCCTCCGTTGGGTTGTAAAACAGCCTCCGTTGCATGGTGAAATCGATAGGGGTCCTCCGAAAGGTCATTTTTGACCCATTTTTGCGTTCTAGTTTGCATTTTTTCAGAACCCCTTTTTTCGGCACTATTTCTTTACATGTTGTATGGTCGGTCTTGTTAGGTTGCTTAATATCTTATTTCTTGCTTGCTGCCTCCAACTCGTTGCGAATGACGTCGTTGCCAGGGAAGCCAATCTGCTTGAAGATCTGGTTGCCCTTGGTGTCGTAGATGGCATAGGTGGGAATGCCCTGCGACTCGTATTTGTCGAGAATATAGTTATACTGCTCCTTGGTGAGATAGAAGTGGTCGCCATCGATGTCCTTAATCATCTCCTGCCAAGTGGCGAGGGGCGATGTGGGCGAGGTGATATAGATAAACTGAATGTTCTTGCCTTTCAGCTCTTCCTTCAGAGGCTTCATGGCCTGATGTCCTGCACGACAGGGTCCACACCACGTAGCCCAGATGTCGATGAGCACGGCCTTGCCCTTGTATTTATCGAGGATGGTTTGTAGGATGTCCTCAGGCGCAACGTTGTCGAGTTTCTGATAGAACACATGCTCCTGACTGCCCAGTTGCTGGGCAATGCGCCGTTGTTCAGCCAGGTATTCTCTGACGACATTCCTGCAATCCTCATCAGTAAGCATTTCCTTTGCTACGTCATCGGAAGCATCGTCCTTTAAGATTCTCAGGATGGCTGGTATCGTGCGCACATCCGTATTGAAAACACTCTTCTCAGGGGCTTTCAAGTCGTAGGCACTCAACTCCGTATTCCAGAATGCTACGCTGCATGGCGAGCCTGGTTCATTGAGATATTTCCATGTGTAATTCGCCTCACTATAAGGAAGGATAAGCATGTTTTTGTTCTTCTCTACGTCTTCAAAATAGTTGTCGTTACCCCTATACACCATACCATTTGCCGTCAACCCATATTGACTGAATGTACTGGCAAAATTGCGAGTCCATTTTGCGAATTGTCTTTCGGCCTCCATGCACAGCAGGTCTTTGGCTGCCGTGGTGTATTTGGTCTTTTTAATGGCTTCGATGCGCTGGTTGAAGATGTCCGTCAGACATTTCAGGCGTTCTGCCGATGTGTTGCAGTCCTTGACCTTGAGATAGGTATTGTCTTCGTCCATTAAGGTCTCAAATTCGATTTCTGCATTTGTGAGGTCTATGTTGGTCTTGGCCATGTAGCCCTTGAAAGCTACAAACGGATTAGGATCGGAGGTAACTTTCATCAGGATGTTGGTTTCCTGACCAGGGGCGATAACGATATTGGCATTAGCCATCCCCTCTACGCCTACGGTCACCTCACGCGTCAGCCATAGAGGCACCTCAACCTTCACCGTTCCATCGTCAGCAAAGCGGAACTCCTTATTGAAATGGTCGTTAGAACCCAGTGGTTGAAAGTTGAGCATGAAGAAAGCCAACTCCATGCCTTTCTTAAAGCCCAGCATCTTCACCTTGATAGTGGCGATGCCTTTGTTAATCTTGGCAGCGGGCAGTGTCTCGTCCTTGGCATATTTCACGTTCTTCCAGTCGTCAGGGATCACCACATTCTGTTTTGTCTTGCTGCCGCAGATGTTCCAGAACTTGAAATCGCCATCGTTATAGCTCTCCAGGAAGTCCATCTCCTTGGTGTCGAGGGGTACGGGCTTGAAATGTAGAGCCAGCTGGGCCATGCCGCTTTCAGGCATCCAGAAG from the Prevotella sp. E15-22 genome contains:
- a CDS encoding helix-turn-helix domain-containing protein, translating into MQNKFVYDPYPLQVTMQRLAENLKARRLEKKLSTKSLAEMSGVPASSIQRFELKHSISLESYVKLAKALGYSEEIMQLLSEPKYDTMEELLEINKNRTRKRGV
- a CDS encoding TlpA disulfide reductase family protein, producing MKSFIITFLLAIVAMAGQAKDIIWKNPSAFMGNYNGEFFITQVELKPTETVMHITAHYRPGQWIRFDKHSFLKTPDGKKYGITSGAKTNEKESDLLLDSLFWMPESGMAQLALHFKPVPLDTKEMDFLESYNDGDFKFWNICGSKTKQNVVIPDDWKNVKYAKDETLPAAKINKGIATIKVKMLGFKKGMELAFFMLNFQPLGSNDHFNKEFRFADDGTVKVEVPLWLTREVTVGVEGMANANIVIAPGQETNILMKVTSDPNPFVAFKGYMAKTNIDLTNAEIEFETLMDEDNTYLKVKDCNTSAERLKCLTDIFNQRIEAIKKTKYTTAAKDLLCMEAERQFAKWTRNFASTFSQYGLTANGMVYRGNDNYFEDVEKNKNMLILPYSEANYTWKYLNEPGSPCSVAFWNTELSAYDLKAPEKSVFNTDVRTIPAILRILKDDASDDVAKEMLTDEDCRNVVREYLAEQRRIAQQLGSQEHVFYQKLDNVAPEDILQTILDKYKGKAVLIDIWATWCGPCRAGHQAMKPLKEELKGKNIQFIYITSPTSPLATWQEMIKDIDGDHFYLTKEQYNYILDKYESQGIPTYAIYDTKGNQIFKQIGFPGNDVIRNELEAASKK
- a CDS encoding type II toxin-antitoxin system HipA family toxin, translating into MKNIHAVSVMYHGRKVGTLSMGNRSTCQFEYDKDWLSNGFSISPLQLPLKAGLFSADYQPFNGNFGVFEDSLPGGYGEYLLRKVLKDSGIDPQGLTPVQWLSIVGSSGMGALCYVPETKLIREDGQRSFDEMQQMALDVLSEKTNDNADMLYFKSGNSGGVRPKCIFSDADGHWLVKFRHTYDPKNIGQLEYDYNKVARQCGIDVPDFKLIEGKYFAVRRFDIENDVRLHIVTASALLNEPITPPKMEYHNLLQLTGYLTQSPKAVEQQFRRMAFNVFAHNMDDHARNFSFICRDGEWSLAPAYDLTNDATLGEHASTINFKGIPTDEDMITVGMNIRMSRERCQQIIEEVKEETRELEKYF